In Picosynechococcus sp. PCC 7002, the following are encoded in one genomic region:
- a CDS encoding thiol-disulfide oxidoreductase DCC family protein, protein MFDQAKPIIFFDGECNLCNGFVDLMLKIDPDQKFYLAPLQGKTAQQYLPPLPENPEDWAIAYFDGVNTYYASDACLAICQRLGGPWQLFTLARPLPQNFRDWLYRLVATNRYRWFGQRTCRTMDLTKPSPFLP, encoded by the coding sequence ATGTTTGATCAAGCAAAGCCAATTATTTTCTTTGATGGGGAATGCAATCTTTGCAATGGTTTTGTGGATTTGATGCTCAAAATCGACCCAGACCAAAAGTTTTATCTCGCCCCCCTCCAAGGAAAAACGGCCCAGCAATATTTACCACCCCTCCCCGAAAATCCAGAAGACTGGGCGATCGCCTATTTTGATGGGGTGAATACCTACTATGCCTCCGATGCTTGCTTGGCTATCTGTCAAAGGCTGGGCGGCCCCTGGCAACTGTTCACTTTGGCCCGACCTTTACCGCAAAACTTCCGGGATTGGCTCTATCGGCTGGTGGCGACTAACCGTTACCGCTGGTTTGGCCAACGCACCTGTCGCACCATGGATTTGACGAAACCGTCCCCATTTCTGCCCTGA
- a CDS encoding thioredoxin domain-containing protein has protein sequence MANRLADTKSLYLRKHADNPIDWWYWCDEALAQAKAENKPIFLSIGYSSCHWCTVMEGEAFSDPEIATYLNENFLPIKVDREERPDIDSIYMQALQLMTGQGGWPLNIFLTPADLMPFYGGTYFPVSPRYNRPGFLDVLMSLRRFFDEEPEKLQEIKTEIFTILDRSAQLPQGQAPLDQNLFLKGLEPCTAIVGRGDAGPSFPMIPYGAIALQGSRFTSNARHNGLLVSTKRGLDLALGGIYDHVGGGFHRYTVDPHWTVPHFEKMLYDNGQITEFLANLWAEGVTEPAFKTALEGTVAWLAREMTAPQGYFYAAQDADSFLDAGHPEPEEGAFYVWDYDELQTQLTAAQFAELEQAFFIAPDGNFEGKIVLKRRQSTEISESLQGILDQLFTERYGTPRQALDQFPPARDNTEAKATAWPSRIPAVTDTKLIVAWNSLMISGLARIYGVLGLEKAWELAVNCVNFILEHQWQGGRLYRLNFDGEADGMAQSEDYAFLIKALLDLQTNHPEQTHWLEKAIALQTEFDQQFWSTDLKGYFNNRQSPELLIQERSYQDNATPAANGVAICNLMRLFLLTENTQYLDRATDALLSFGSVLEKSPQQCPTLLLALDWYLHGTVVKAKPQQLLKLRKTLLNSVVLKPTQELPAGSIALVCQGLNCLEPCRSESQLATQLQTSLQR, from the coding sequence ATGGCGAATCGCTTGGCCGACACCAAAAGTCTCTATCTTCGCAAACACGCGGATAATCCCATCGACTGGTGGTATTGGTGTGATGAGGCTTTGGCCCAGGCAAAGGCAGAAAATAAGCCCATTTTTCTCTCCATTGGTTATTCTTCCTGCCATTGGTGCACTGTGATGGAAGGGGAAGCGTTTTCTGATCCAGAAATTGCCACCTATTTAAACGAAAATTTTTTACCCATCAAAGTGGATCGCGAGGAACGGCCAGACATCGACAGCATCTATATGCAAGCGTTGCAACTGATGACAGGGCAAGGGGGCTGGCCACTGAATATTTTTCTGACGCCGGCTGATTTGATGCCATTTTATGGGGGTACCTATTTTCCTGTTTCTCCCCGGTATAATCGCCCTGGATTTTTGGATGTGCTGATGTCTCTGCGACGGTTCTTTGATGAGGAGCCGGAGAAACTCCAGGAGATTAAAACTGAAATTTTCACAATTTTAGACCGTTCTGCTCAACTGCCCCAGGGCCAAGCGCCCCTCGATCAAAATCTGTTTCTCAAAGGCCTAGAGCCTTGTACTGCCATTGTGGGCCGGGGTGATGCGGGGCCAAGTTTTCCGATGATCCCCTACGGGGCGATCGCCTTACAGGGAAGTCGTTTTACCTCGAATGCGCGCCACAACGGTTTGTTAGTGAGTACCAAACGGGGTTTAGACCTTGCCCTGGGGGGAATTTATGACCATGTGGGGGGCGGCTTCCATCGCTATACCGTCGATCCCCATTGGACAGTGCCCCATTTTGAAAAAATGCTCTATGACAACGGGCAAATCACCGAGTTTCTCGCCAATCTGTGGGCTGAGGGGGTGACGGAGCCGGCCTTTAAAACGGCCCTAGAGGGAACCGTCGCTTGGCTCGCCCGGGAAATGACAGCCCCCCAAGGCTATTTTTATGCAGCCCAGGATGCCGATAGTTTTCTCGATGCCGGGCACCCAGAACCAGAAGAAGGCGCTTTCTATGTCTGGGATTACGACGAACTCCAGACGCAACTCACGGCGGCACAATTTGCTGAATTGGAACAGGCATTTTTTATTGCGCCGGACGGTAATTTTGAGGGAAAAATTGTTTTAAAACGACGGCAATCCACAGAAATTTCGGAGAGCTTGCAAGGCATTCTTGATCAATTATTTACAGAGCGCTACGGTACGCCCCGGCAGGCCCTCGATCAGTTTCCCCCTGCCCGCGATAACACCGAAGCAAAGGCAACAGCTTGGCCCAGCAGAATTCCGGCGGTTACAGATACGAAATTAATTGTGGCCTGGAATAGTTTGATGATTTCGGGATTGGCGCGGATCTATGGGGTTTTGGGTCTCGAAAAAGCTTGGGAATTAGCCGTCAACTGTGTCAATTTTATCCTCGAACACCAATGGCAAGGAGGTCGTTTATATCGGCTAAATTTTGACGGGGAAGCAGACGGGATGGCCCAGTCGGAAGATTATGCTTTCCTCATCAAAGCTTTGTTGGATTTGCAGACCAATCACCCTGAGCAGACGCATTGGCTCGAAAAGGCGATCGCCCTCCAGACAGAATTCGATCAGCAGTTTTGGTCAACGGATTTGAAGGGGTATTTTAACAACCGCCAAAGTCCCGAACTCTTGATCCAAGAACGCAGTTACCAAGACAATGCCACCCCTGCGGCTAATGGTGTTGCCATCTGTAATTTGATGCGTCTTTTCTTGCTTACAGAAAATACCCAGTACCTCGACCGCGCCACGGATGCATTGCTGTCCTTTGGGTCTGTGCTCGAAAAATCCCCACAACAGTGCCCCACATTACTTTTAGCCTTGGATTGGTACTTACATGGCACCGTTGTAAAAGCGAAGCCGCAGCAATTATTGAAACTCAGAAAAACCCTGTTAAATTCGGTGGTGCTTAAACCCACCCAGGAATTGCCTGCGGGGAGTATTGCCCTGGTGTGCCAAGGGTTGAATTGTTTAGAACCTTGTCGCAGCGAAAGTCAATTGGCGACTCAGCTTCAAACAAGTTTACAGCGGTGA
- the mscL gene encoding large conductance mechanosensitive channel protein MscL — translation MAKKSSFWSDFQAFIMRGNVIDLAVAVVIGGAFGQIVNSLVADIITPAILQPALSAANLDALGELSFNGIKYGLFLAAVINFLVIAFAIFLVIRAIEKMQRRFNRAKAMEEIDAPPPAPDPAVVAQENLTAAIERLANLMENRQQ, via the coding sequence ATGGCAAAAAAAAGTAGTTTTTGGAGTGATTTCCAAGCCTTCATCATGAGGGGGAATGTGATTGATTTGGCAGTGGCCGTCGTGATCGGCGGGGCCTTTGGTCAAATTGTCAATTCTTTAGTTGCAGATATTATTACGCCCGCGATCTTACAACCCGCCTTAAGTGCAGCTAATTTAGATGCCCTGGGTGAATTGTCTTTTAATGGCATTAAATACGGGCTTTTTTTGGCGGCTGTAATTAACTTTTTGGTGATTGCATTTGCGATTTTCTTGGTTATTCGGGCCATCGAAAAAATGCAACGGCGATTTAACCGAGCGAAAGCCATGGAAGAAATAGACGCGCCGCCCCCAGCCCCCGATCCGGCGGTTGTGGCCCAAGAAAACCTCACGGCGGCCATCGAACGTCTGGCTAATTTAATGGAAAATCGTCAGCAATAG
- a CDS encoding NADPH-dependent FMN reductase, which yields MSYLIIGASLNPESRSQILAEQAQLLLQNQGKSAQWLDLRKLDLPFCAGRSTYDHPSLPPLNEMVAEAEGIIVATPIYNYDVNAALKNFLELTGQSWQEKTVGFLCAAGGKSSYMSVMSFANNLMFDFRCLIVPRFVYATREAFAEGKIVDETIETRLAELVHDLVRITEALKTQ from the coding sequence ATGAGTTATTTAATTATTGGTGCGAGTCTTAATCCTGAAAGCCGCAGTCAAATTCTCGCAGAACAAGCACAATTACTGCTGCAAAATCAAGGAAAATCTGCCCAATGGCTAGATCTTAGAAAGCTTGATTTACCTTTTTGTGCCGGGAGAAGCACCTACGATCACCCAAGCCTGCCTCCATTGAATGAAATGGTGGCCGAAGCGGAGGGCATCATCGTCGCTACTCCTATTTACAATTACGATGTGAATGCTGCTCTTAAAAATTTCTTGGAACTCACTGGTCAGTCTTGGCAAGAAAAAACGGTGGGGTTTCTCTGTGCTGCGGGGGGAAAATCTAGTTATATGTCTGTGATGTCCTTTGCGAATAATTTAATGTTCGATTTCCGCTGTTTAATCGTGCCACGTTTTGTTTACGCGACGCGGGAAGCTTTTGCGGAAGGAAAAATTGTCGATGAAACAATCGAAACCCGATTAGCAGAATTGGTACATGATTTGGTGCGAATCACAGAAGCCTTAAAGACCCAATAA
- the asnS gene encoding asparagine--tRNA ligase produces MRIKEILNTAAINSTITAEGWVKTKRELKGFSFIEISDGSTMNGLQVIIDGNLADYEAIIKKLNTGAAVTATGLVVESPGKGQRIELQAKAVTVHGEADPETYPLQKKRHSFEFLRTIGHLRGKTNTMGAVMRVRNACATAIHQFFQERGFIWAHTPIITASDCEGAGEMFAVTNFDLANPKRTKEGAVDYAEDFFGRPAYLTVSGQLEAEVMAMAFKDVYTFGPTFRAENSNTSRHLAEFWMVEPEMAFCDIVGDQDLAEEFLRYIFKYVLEACPEDMEFFNKRIDNSVLATAQNIIENEFARITYTEAIALLEKSNKTFEFPVEWGIDLQSEHERYLAEDLFKKPLIVSNYPKDIKAFYMRLNDDQKTVAAMDVLAPKIGEIIGGSQREERLDVLERRIQEMNIEAADLWWYLDLRRFGTVPHAGFGLGFERLVQFMTGMGNIRDVIPFPRTPLNAEF; encoded by the coding sequence ATGCGCATTAAGGAAATCCTCAACACCGCCGCCATCAACAGCACCATCACCGCCGAGGGATGGGTCAAAACCAAACGGGAATTGAAGGGATTTTCTTTCATTGAAATTAGCGACGGCTCCACGATGAATGGCCTCCAAGTGATTATCGATGGCAATCTGGCCGACTACGAAGCAATCATTAAAAAGCTCAATACAGGGGCTGCGGTTACAGCGACGGGGTTAGTGGTGGAATCCCCAGGTAAAGGGCAACGCATCGAACTCCAGGCCAAAGCGGTGACTGTCCACGGGGAAGCAGATCCGGAAACCTATCCCCTCCAGAAAAAACGCCATAGCTTCGAATTTTTGCGCACCATCGGCCACCTGCGCGGCAAAACCAACACCATGGGGGCAGTGATGCGGGTGCGGAATGCCTGTGCCACCGCGATTCACCAATTTTTCCAGGAACGGGGCTTTATCTGGGCTCACACGCCGATTATTACTGCCAGCGATTGCGAAGGGGCCGGGGAAATGTTTGCGGTCACCAATTTTGATCTGGCCAATCCGAAGCGGACAAAAGAGGGAGCCGTTGACTATGCCGAAGACTTTTTTGGGCGACCTGCTTATCTCACCGTGAGCGGTCAGTTGGAAGCAGAAGTGATGGCGATGGCTTTCAAAGATGTTTATACGTTTGGGCCGACCTTCCGGGCAGAAAACTCCAACACTTCCAGGCACTTGGCGGAGTTTTGGATGGTCGAACCGGAAATGGCCTTTTGCGATATTGTCGGCGACCAGGATTTGGCCGAGGAATTTTTGCGCTACATCTTCAAGTATGTGTTGGAAGCTTGCCCTGAAGACATGGAATTTTTCAACAAGCGCATTGATAATTCTGTCCTCGCCACGGCTCAAAATATTATCGAGAATGAGTTCGCCCGCATTACCTACACCGAGGCGATCGCCCTTTTAGAAAAAAGCAATAAAACCTTTGAATTTCCAGTGGAATGGGGGATCGATCTCCAGTCAGAACATGAGCGTTATCTCGCCGAAGACCTATTTAAAAAGCCCTTGATCGTGAGCAACTATCCAAAAGATATTAAGGCTTTTTATATGCGCCTCAATGATGACCAGAAAACCGTGGCGGCCATGGATGTGCTCGCGCCAAAAATTGGCGAAATTATTGGTGGCTCCCAACGGGAAGAACGGCTCGATGTGCTGGAACGACGCATTCAGGAGATGAACATCGAAGCAGCAGATCTGTGGTGGTATCTCGATCTACGGCGGTTTGGCACCGTCCCCCATGCGGGCTTTGGTCTTGGTTTTGAAAGACTGGTGCAGTTTATGACCGGGATGGGCAATATCCGCGATGTGATTCCTTTCCCCCGTACCCCTCTAAATGCTGAGTTTTAA
- a CDS encoding TonB family protein, producing MLDKSLASPRDQFFQSFRNLGDYARRPQGAAVIGSIALHGLAAATIPLWASFDNAPPESQERSVVRVVDLPPEVQNRLPSTTASLDLSIFEASPDFNLDLSGLSGQGMDPNGTYITGLNTLPTPMAPSLGQDSFSFIPLSPPPISSSYTGFAPPPPPRNMSFLPPPPNVPNQTSSQLPNAPTETERGALPSLTPPRPNGNSGQQQQFTIPTKPDPELVERQRRLEEEAAIALQPRTNNPNRGEVYFDADLLKPRELRNNNGSSNSNGNSGTNNTNNRPPTPSTNTPPPSQTAARNTAAVNRSLTGNYPKGACSSQASGTATYNVTVSPEGSPSQWNLVQSSGTNALDNQASQDIRNARFDGKNSNYRVSVNYRYEPAFCAAFMPKPQPAPTNSTNSTPANPPAPARTTPKAPEASTETEAIAPDENS from the coding sequence ATGTTAGACAAAAGCCTCGCTAGCCCCAGAGACCAATTCTTCCAAAGCTTTAGAAATTTGGGTGATTATGCCCGGCGTCCCCAGGGAGCAGCCGTTATTGGTTCTATTGCCTTGCATGGATTGGCAGCAGCAACGATTCCCCTGTGGGCCAGCTTTGACAATGCGCCCCCAGAGTCCCAGGAGCGTTCGGTAGTGAGGGTGGTGGATTTACCCCCGGAGGTGCAAAATCGTCTCCCTTCGACAACAGCGTCCTTAGATTTATCAATTTTCGAGGCGAGCCCAGATTTTAATTTGGACTTGTCTGGCTTAAGTGGTCAGGGAATGGATCCCAACGGGACGTACATTACTGGCCTCAATACCCTACCAACACCCATGGCTCCCAGTTTAGGGCAAGATAGTTTTTCCTTTATTCCCCTCAGTCCACCCCCAATCTCCAGTAGCTATACCGGGTTTGCACCACCGCCGCCCCCCCGGAATATGAGCTTTTTGCCGCCACCACCGAACGTTCCGAACCAGACCAGTTCCCAGCTTCCTAATGCACCAACAGAGACAGAGCGGGGCGCTTTACCGAGCTTGACACCCCCCAGACCCAATGGAAATTCTGGCCAACAGCAACAGTTCACGATTCCCACCAAACCCGACCCGGAATTAGTGGAACGGCAACGGCGACTCGAAGAAGAAGCGGCGATCGCCCTCCAACCCCGTACTAATAACCCAAACAGGGGTGAAGTTTACTTTGATGCCGATTTGCTCAAGCCACGGGAACTGCGCAATAACAATGGCAGTAGCAATAGTAACGGTAATAGTGGCACGAATAATACGAATAACCGCCCTCCCACACCCAGCACCAACACACCGCCCCCAAGCCAAACGGCGGCCCGCAATACAGCGGCAGTCAATCGTAGCCTGACAGGAAACTATCCCAAGGGGGCCTGTAGTAGCCAAGCTAGCGGTACCGCGACTTACAATGTCACCGTGTCCCCAGAAGGTAGTCCTTCCCAATGGAACCTGGTGCAAAGCTCTGGGACAAATGCCTTGGATAACCAAGCGAGTCAAGATATTCGTAACGCCCGCTTTGATGGGAAAAATAGCAACTACCGGGTCAGCGTGAACTATAGATACGAACCCGCTTTTTGTGCGGCGTTTATGCCGAAACCCCAACCTGCCCCCACCAATTCAACAAACTCAACTCCGGCTAATCCGCCAGCTCCAGCGCGTACGACCCCGAAAGCACCGGAGGCTTCAACTGAAACTGAGGCGATCGCCCCTGATGAAAATTCTTGA
- a CDS encoding cation diffusion facilitator family transporter: MPEHSHSSHHLPQDNRREVRRVLWLTLWLNLLVMTLKAVVGLITGSLSLQADALHSFTDSANNVLGLFANKFSSPEPDRDHPYGHQKFEAVGALGIGMFLGIACFEILQGAIAKLIAGQSEISISLGELSWLIVVLGINIFVAFYERRAGQRVGSAILLADAKHTMSDIWVTILVMLGLLGVWQAKVWGLPQLQWLDVVLAFPVAALVFKSAWEVLTDNLPWLVDEMAIAPEAIHKQVMTIPGVINCHDIASRGLRGRQVFIEMHLIAAAEDVATAHAISEKVERHLEQIFAPARVTVHIEPKAYSSDHIGFDGTSSHP, translated from the coding sequence ATGCCAGAGCATAGTCATTCCTCGCACCACTTGCCCCAAGATAATCGTCGGGAGGTACGGCGGGTGTTGTGGTTAACGTTGTGGCTGAACTTGCTCGTGATGACGTTAAAGGCTGTGGTGGGTTTGATCACAGGTTCCCTGAGTCTCCAGGCGGATGCTCTCCATAGTTTTACGGATAGCGCCAATAATGTGCTGGGCTTATTTGCCAATAAGTTCTCTTCACCGGAACCCGACCGGGATCATCCCTATGGCCACCAAAAGTTTGAAGCAGTCGGCGCTTTGGGGATTGGGATGTTTCTGGGGATTGCTTGCTTTGAAATTTTACAGGGGGCGATCGCCAAATTAATTGCTGGGCAGAGTGAGATCAGCATCAGCCTGGGGGAACTGAGTTGGCTCATTGTCGTGCTGGGAATCAATATTTTTGTGGCATTCTATGAGCGGCGGGCAGGCCAACGGGTAGGCAGTGCGATTTTACTCGCCGATGCCAAACACACCATGAGCGATATTTGGGTGACGATCCTTGTGATGTTGGGTCTCTTAGGGGTCTGGCAAGCGAAGGTTTGGGGGCTGCCACAACTGCAATGGTTAGATGTGGTGCTGGCATTTCCCGTGGCCGCTTTAGTATTTAAAAGTGCCTGGGAAGTGCTCACTGATAATTTGCCCTGGTTAGTCGATGAAATGGCGATCGCCCCCGAAGCAATCCACAAACAAGTGATGACAATTCCTGGGGTGATTAACTGCCATGACATTGCGTCACGGGGTTTGCGCGGTCGGCAAGTCTTTATTGAAATGCACCTCATTGCCGCCGCCGAGGATGTGGCCACTGCCCATGCCATTAGCGAAAAAGTTGAACGTCACCTAGAGCAAATTTTCGCCCCAGCGAGGGTCACCGTTCACATCGAACCCAAAGCCTATAGCTCCGATCACATCGGCTTTGATGGCACCTCTTCTCACCCATAA
- the metH gene encoding methionine synthase has protein sequence MKSAFLDRLNSPERPVLVFDGAMGTNLQVQNLTAADFGGAEYEGCNEYLVQTKPEAVATVHRAFLAAGADVIETDTFGGTSIVLAEYDLGDRAYELNKKAAELAKSVTAEFSTSEKPRFVAGSIGPGTKLPSLGHIDYDTLENAFAEQAEGLYDGGADLMLVETCQDVLQIKAALNGIERTFTKKGDRLPIMVSVTMETMGTMLVGTEIAAAVAILEPYRIDILGLNCATGPDLMKEHVKYLSEHSPFIVSCIPNAGLPENVGGQAHYKLTPLEMKMAMMHFVEDLGVQVIGGCCGTRPEHIQALAEIAAELTPKERHPDYEPAAASIYSPQPYIQDNSFLIVGERLNASGSKKCRTLLNEEDWDSLVSLAKSQVKEGAHVLDVNVDYVGRDGVRDMHELASRLVNNVTLPLMLDSTEWEKMEAGLKVAGGKCILNSTNYEDGEERFYQVLSLAKKYGAGVVIGTIDEEGMARTAEKKFEIAKRAYDAAIAYGLPAHEVFFDPLALPISTGIEEDRNNGQATLDAIERIHKELPGCHIILGVSNISFGLNPAARQVLNSVFLHDAMQLGMDSAIVSASKILPMAKIDPEHIKICRDLIGDRREFEGEVCTYDPLTKLTELFAGKKAKKSEAIDKNLPVNERLKQHIIDGERLGLEEALTEALEQYPPLDIINIFLLDGMKVVGELFGSGQMQLPFVLQSAQTMKAAVAFLEPYMDKEEGDDSGKGTFIIATVKGDVHDIGKNLVDIILSNNGYKVINLGIKQPVENIIQAYEENGADCIAMSGLLVKSTAFMKDNLEAFNEKGITVPVILGGAALTPKFVYQDCQNTYKGQVIYGKDAFADLHFMDKLMPAKAEQQWDDFDGFLGDYAEANQRTYSGDGEEIAVEETKSQEPEVVDTRRSEFVEDNIARPRPPFWGTKILRAEDIDLEEIFWHLDLQALFVGQWQFRKTKEQSKEEYDQFIQDTVHPLLEQWKQKAIAEKILDPTVIYGYFPCQSEGNTLIIYDPDEYVSEQTLSEVARFEFPRQKSGKRLCIADFFASTESGVLDVFPMQAVTVGEVATEYARKLFAADEYTDYLYYHGIAVQTAEALAEWCHARIRRELGFGDAEPDNIKDMLKQRYQGSRYSFGYPACPNILDQYTQLDLLKTDRIGMYMDESEQIYPEQSTSAIITYHPVAKYFNV, from the coding sequence ATGAAAAGTGCCTTCCTCGATCGCCTAAATAGTCCTGAGCGCCCTGTCCTTGTGTTCGATGGGGCAATGGGCACCAATCTGCAAGTACAGAATTTGACGGCGGCAGATTTTGGGGGGGCTGAATATGAAGGCTGTAATGAGTATTTAGTTCAGACAAAGCCGGAAGCCGTTGCCACCGTGCACCGGGCCTTCCTAGCGGCTGGGGCGGATGTGATTGAGACAGATACCTTTGGTGGTACTTCGATCGTCCTTGCGGAATATGACCTCGGCGATCGCGCCTATGAACTGAATAAAAAAGCTGCAGAACTGGCGAAAAGTGTCACGGCAGAATTTTCGACGTCTGAAAAACCGCGTTTTGTGGCAGGTTCCATTGGCCCTGGGACAAAATTACCGAGCTTGGGCCACATTGACTACGACACCCTAGAAAATGCCTTTGCGGAACAGGCCGAAGGTCTCTATGATGGCGGCGCGGATCTGATGCTCGTAGAAACCTGTCAGGATGTATTGCAAATTAAAGCGGCCCTCAATGGCATTGAACGCACCTTCACGAAAAAAGGCGATCGTCTGCCGATCATGGTCTCGGTGACGATGGAAACCATGGGCACAATGCTGGTCGGCACTGAGATTGCCGCCGCCGTTGCCATTCTCGAACCCTACAGGATTGACATTTTAGGGTTGAACTGTGCCACTGGCCCCGACCTGATGAAGGAACACGTTAAATATTTGTCGGAGCATTCCCCCTTCATCGTGTCTTGTATCCCAAACGCTGGATTGCCCGAAAACGTTGGCGGCCAGGCCCACTACAAGCTCACACCTCTCGAAATGAAGATGGCAATGATGCACTTCGTCGAGGATCTCGGTGTCCAGGTGATCGGCGGTTGTTGCGGCACGCGCCCCGAACATATTCAAGCCTTAGCAGAAATTGCGGCTGAACTCACGCCAAAAGAGCGTCACCCTGACTATGAACCCGCTGCGGCCTCGATCTATAGTCCCCAACCCTATATCCAAGACAACTCCTTTTTAATTGTTGGCGAACGCTTAAATGCCAGTGGCTCGAAAAAATGCCGCACATTATTAAACGAAGAGGATTGGGATAGCCTGGTGTCACTCGCCAAATCCCAGGTAAAAGAAGGTGCCCATGTCCTCGATGTGAACGTCGATTATGTCGGGCGGGACGGGGTGCGCGATATGCATGAATTGGCTTCCCGCTTGGTGAATAACGTCACCCTGCCCTTGATGCTTGACTCCACCGAATGGGAAAAAATGGAGGCTGGTTTAAAGGTGGCTGGCGGGAAATGTATTCTCAATTCCACCAACTACGAAGACGGTGAAGAGCGCTTTTATCAGGTGCTTTCCCTCGCGAAAAAATACGGGGCCGGGGTGGTAATCGGCACCATCGACGAAGAAGGAATGGCCCGCACCGCCGAGAAGAAATTTGAGATTGCCAAACGTGCCTATGATGCGGCGATCGCCTATGGCCTTCCCGCCCATGAAGTGTTCTTTGATCCCTTGGCTTTACCGATTTCCACGGGGATTGAGGAAGATAGAAATAACGGACAGGCGACCCTCGACGCGATTGAAAGAATTCACAAGGAATTGCCAGGATGTCACATTATCCTTGGGGTTTCTAATATTTCCTTCGGCCTAAATCCGGCGGCGCGCCAGGTGTTGAACTCTGTCTTTTTGCATGATGCGATGCAGTTGGGAATGGATTCGGCGATTGTGAGCGCCAGTAAGATTTTACCGATGGCGAAAATTGATCCAGAGCATATCAAAATTTGCCGGGATCTGATTGGCGATCGCCGCGAATTTGAGGGGGAAGTTTGCACCTACGATCCGCTAACGAAACTCACTGAATTATTTGCTGGGAAAAAAGCGAAAAAATCCGAAGCCATTGATAAAAATCTGCCTGTTAATGAACGCTTAAAACAGCACATTATTGATGGCGAACGACTTGGTTTAGAAGAGGCTTTAACTGAAGCTCTGGAGCAATATCCACCCCTTGATATTATTAATATTTTCCTGCTCGACGGCATGAAAGTTGTGGGGGAACTGTTCGGCTCTGGCCAAATGCAATTACCCTTTGTTTTGCAGTCAGCCCAAACCATGAAAGCTGCCGTGGCTTTCCTCGAACCCTACATGGATAAAGAAGAAGGCGATGATAGCGGCAAAGGTACATTTATCATTGCCACCGTGAAGGGCGATGTCCATGATATCGGTAAGAATTTAGTTGATATTATTCTGTCCAATAATGGCTATAAAGTAATTAATTTGGGTATTAAGCAACCCGTTGAAAACATTATCCAAGCCTACGAAGAAAATGGTGCAGATTGTATTGCCATGAGTGGGTTATTGGTAAAGTCCACTGCCTTTATGAAGGACAATTTAGAAGCCTTTAACGAAAAAGGGATTACCGTTCCCGTGATTTTGGGGGGAGCCGCTTTAACACCCAAATTTGTTTATCAAGACTGTCAAAATACCTACAAAGGACAAGTGATTTACGGGAAAGATGCCTTCGCTGATCTCCATTTCATGGATAAACTCATGCCCGCTAAGGCCGAGCAGCAATGGGACGATTTTGATGGTTTCCTAGGGGACTATGCCGAAGCGAACCAGCGCACCTATAGCGGCGATGGTGAAGAAATTGCCGTCGAAGAAACCAAATCCCAAGAACCAGAAGTTGTCGATACCCGTCGTTCTGAATTTGTCGAGGATAATATCGCCCGTCCCCGGCCTCCCTTCTGGGGGACAAAAATTCTCCGGGCTGAAGACATTGATCTAGAAGAAATTTTTTGGCATCTCGATCTTCAGGCATTATTTGTGGGTCAATGGCAATTCCGCAAAACCAAAGAACAATCTAAAGAGGAATATGACCAGTTCATTCAAGACACCGTCCATCCGCTTTTAGAACAATGGAAACAAAAGGCGATCGCCGAAAAAATCCTTGATCCGACAGTGATTTATGGTTATTTCCCCTGCCAATCGGAAGGCAACACCTTGATCATTTATGATCCCGACGAATATGTCAGCGAACAGACCCTTAGCGAAGTGGCCCGCTTTGAATTTCCCCGGCAAAAATCCGGCAAACGCCTGTGCATTGCCGATTTCTTTGCGTCTACCGAATCGGGAGTTTTAGATGTATTTCCCATGCAGGCAGTGACCGTGGGGGAAGTTGCGACGGAATACGCCCGAAAACTCTTTGCCGCCGACGAATACACCGATTATCTCTACTACCACGGCATCGCTGTCCAAACGGCGGAAGCCCTTGCAGAATGGTGTCACGCTCGGATTCGACGGGAATTAGGCTTTGGGGATGCTGAACCCGACAATATTAAAGATATGTTGAAACAGCGCTACCAAGGCTCTCGCTACAGTTTTGGTTATCCGGCTTGTCCGAATATTTTGGATCAATACACCCAGTTAGACCTCCTGAAAACCGACCGCATTGGCATGTACATGGACGAAAGTGAGCAAATTTATCCCGAACAATCCACCTCGGCGATCATTACCTACCACCCTGTCGCGAAATACTTCAATGTTTGA